CCATCATTGCCGGCAGCACTCAACGTTACGTTGATGGTGTTGCTGGAACCGATGTTGACTTCCTTGGTGGCTTTGCCTACAAAAGAAACTACAAGTGCCTTAGCAGTTGTAGGCGCTGAAATGGAGAAGGCACCGTCTGCAGCGGAAGTAGCAGCAATTTTTGTACCCTTCACCGTTACAGTAGCTCCCTCGAGTGGGGCGCCATTCTCATCGGTAATCTTACCGCTGAGGGTTCGGTTCTGAGCTATCAATTGCCCTACAGCAATTACAAAGCACAGTACCAACAGGACTGTTTTTCTCATACGTTACTAATTGGTTATTTTTCTAAAAACGTTTAGATGCTTTCCGCTCTGGAAACCTTTGCAGCCTTCAAACGGAAGCGCCAAATTTAAGCCTCTTGACTTAATGATGTTCAAGAGTTGTTAAATGCTGCTTCAACGAAAATGTTTTTATTTATAACGAACGGTTATAAATAAATGGTTTTAGTCAGTGATCGCCGCTCAAAGCCTGACTGGCTTCGATTTTGAGGATTTACAAACTGACAGAAATATGACAATACTTACCCCTTTTGCTTGTCCTTCAATACAGCCAGCATAATCACCGGCAAAAACACCAGATTGGTAACGGTGGCTACCAATAAAGTCAATGAGGTGAGCCAACCCAGTGCAAACGTGCCGCCAAAACTGCTGAACATGAAAATGACAAAACCTGCCACCAACACCAGCGATGTATAGATGATGCTGATGCCTGTGTGGCGTATGGTTGAGGTTGTTGTGGCGAGTATGTTGTTATGATGCGTCGGCAGCTCCTGTTTGTAATTCACCAAGAACCGGATGGTGACATCAATGGCAATACCCAAGGCCACGCTGAACACCAACACGGTAGACGGCTTGATGGCCACCCCTGCCCAGCCCATGATGCCGGCCGTTACCACCAGCGGAATGATATTGGGGATGAGTGAACACACCAATATCCGCACCGATTTAAACAGGTACAACATGGTGAGGGCTATCAACAAAAACGCCCAGAAAATACTTTCCTTCAACCCATTGATGATAAACCTTGAACCCTCGAGATACGTAACCGAACTGCCCGTAAACTTTACTTTGTACGTGCTATCAAAAGTGGCCACCATCGGGCCATCAGGCTGCTCAGCATTCTTTGGCTCCAGAGAGGCCAGGTTGAAAATGGTATCGGCTTTGAGTTTGAACGAATCGAGCAATGCTGCAAGCCGCACCGTACCCACATCGGCCATGTTGATACTGATACGGGCCTGTTGCTTATCTGTGTCCATAAAGGTTTTGGTGAGCTTGGCCAGCTGGCTGCTGGTATCGGCATTGGCGTTGTTGCCGCCTTTGAGGTAAGGCCCGATAAACGCCATGTCAAACTCATTGGGCACCATGTAGCTCAAGCTGTCGCCATCGTAATATGCCTGCTTTGCAAACTTGAGGCCTTCTACCAAACTCAACGGACGGCCACATTCGGCATAGCCGTTGATGTATTCGGCCAGCTCATCCATTTTGGTAATGGTTTTGAGGTTGCGGGTGATGGCGCCTTTTTTACCGGCATCCACCACTATTTCCAACGGCATTACACCGCCAAACTGTTTTTCAAACCATTTCGGATCGGTATAAATCACATCGTTTTTCGGCAAGTCATCAACAATGTAGCCCACACTTTTCAGGCGCAAAATGCCCAACACGGCTACCACCAGACATACAGCTGTAATGGCGTACACCATTTTGCGACGCTGCAGTACCCAGTACTCCACTTTTACCAGCAGGTTTTCTAAAAAGCGGTTGCGCAGGTAGCGGGTATGCTTTTCTTCGGGCGGGGCCAGGTAGCTGAGTGCCGAAGGAATGAGGATAAATGAGATAACAAAAATGACCATGATATTAATGCCGGCCACAATACCAAACTCTTTGAGCAAGGCACTTTCGGTAAGGGCAAACACCGCAAAACCCACTGCTGCCGCAATGTTGCAAAACAGGGTGACGATACCCATTTTACTTACCATGTTCAACAGGGCTTCCCGCTTCAATACTTCAACCGAAGCGCCGGATGGTTGGGCTTTCTCCCGTGCCTGTATTTCCTCCCAACTCATGTGGTATTTGTTGAGGAAATAAATACAGTTGGGAATGCCTATTACAATCATCAATGGTGGTATAAGCGCATTGAGCAAGGTGATTTGGAAACCAAACAAATGCATGGTGCCAAGGGCCCAGGCTACGCCGAGAATGACCACCAGCATTGAAATCAAAGTGGCGCTGGCCGAACGGAAAAACAATACCAAGGTGAGTACCGCCAATGCCAATGAACCAATGAGAAAATAGTTCATTTCGTTTTTGATGCGATCGGCTATTTGCGTACGGATAAAGGGCAAGCCACTCATGTGTACCTGTACCCCTGTGCTCTTGTGAAAACGATTTGTTACTTCCAGAATTTCATTTACCACACGGGTACGGTCTTTACTGGCCAGTATTTGCTTGTTGATGGTGGCACCCGCCAGATATGCTTTGGTATCGGGGTTATGCAGCAAGCCGCGGTAAAAAAACATACCATTGAATAAAGCAGCCGCACTATCAATCTGTTCTTGTGTTTGCACCGTGCTATCAAACAGGATGGTTGTTTGCAGCTTTTCGGTGCTATCATTTTTTTGCAGGTAGATGGCCGCCGGAACAGACAGCAGCCCTTCTACCCCACGTACTTGTTTTATATCGGCAAGCATTTGCCGGTAGGCATCAAAATGTGGCTTGCTGAAAAACTGCGGGTCTTCTACACCCATCACCAGTACACTGCCGTCTTCGCCAAACTTGTTTTTGAAAGCCTGATACTCCAGGTATTTTTCATTGTCGGTAGGAATGGCTTTTGAAAATTCGTAACTGAGTTTTACCTGCAATGCATGCCAGGTCATAAAACCCGAAGCTACGAACAACACAATCAACAGCACAAGCCTGTACTGCAGTACAAATTTTCCTAAGCGATACCACATGGTGATGAATCAAAAAAGTAAACATTCAGCAGAAAGGGCCATTGCAAGAATGGGCTATTGCCGCCATTTTGAGAGCCCGCAAAGAAACTAAATGATTGGCATAATCTGCCTGTGGGCTATCAGCCCTGTATTTTCGCAGTTGTAAGGGGTTATTTATGCTGCAAACCACCAAGGCCATTATACTGCGTACCACGGCTTATGGCGATACAAGTTTGATTGTATCGGCCTACACCGAGCGGTATGGCCTGCAGCAATACATGGTAAAAGGTGCCCGCAAAAGCAGTAAAAAAGGCAGCAGTATGAGTACCATGCTACAACCTGCCGCCATTGTAGAGCTGGTGGTGTACCACAATGAGCTGAAGCAACTGCAACTGGTAAAAGAATTGAAGTGGGCAGTGGTATACCAGCAAGTGATGCACAGCATACACCGCAATGCCGTAGCGCTGTACATGATTGAACTACTCACCAAAACACTACGCCAACCGGAAACCAACGAGGAGTTGTATGCATTTATTGAAGACAGCCTTTGCCTGCTTGATCAATGCGATGCAGCAGTGGTGGCCAATCTGCCCTTGTTCTTTTCGCTGAAGCTGGCGGCCATGCTCGGTTTTCGGATTGATGATGATAAACCAGACGGCATATGCTTCCTGGATTTGCAAGCCGGTAGTTTTGATACAGAGCCGCCCATTCACGGCATGTATCTTGATGCAGCCCTCAGTCAGGTTGCTTTTGAATTGATGCAACAAGACAATGCCGTTACCCTGTACCGTATCAAACTCAACCAACAGCAGCGACGAGAATTGCTACAGGGCTTCATTCACTTTTTTCAATACCATGTAGCCGACTTCGGCCGGTTGAAAACAGTGCAAGTGCTGCAGGAGGTGCTCGGTTGATTTTGTAGAATTAGATGGGACACAGCTTAGCACGGAAGTATGTAGATTTTCGCGGATTTTTCTTTTACCATTTTAGTTTTAGTCAAACCAATAATTCGTGTCATTCGTGACCATTCGATTCATTCGATTCATTCGTGATTTCATTTTCGCCTAATCAGTGTTTCTTTAATTTCAACAAGCTCCAATCCGTTTCTTCAGCCACAATAGTATTGGTCAGCGTACCCAATCCATCAATGGTCATGCTCACTACGTCATTAGGTTGCAGCCACTGTGGTATAAAATCAGGGTTGTTGAGTTTGCCAGTGCCATTCAATTCCAACAGGCAACCGGTGCCAACCGTACCGCTGCCTATTACATCACCAGGATGAAGTGTAACACCGTAACTGCAACGCTCAATGATTTCTGCAAAGGTCCAATCCATATCGCTGAGGTTGCCCAAGCTCAATTGTTGTCCATTAACTGTACAAGTCATTTGCAAATTCCAGTTTTTGCCCACATGATTTTGCTTGGCAGGTACTTCGTAGGGCATCAATTCATCAGTCGTTACCAACCACGGACCGAGTACGGTGCTAAAATCCTTTCCTTTTGCAGGGCCGAGGCTCAATTTCATTTCTTCCATCTGTAAGCGACGGGCACTCAGGTCGTTCATAATCATCAAACCGCCAATATAGGCATCGGCCTCAGCAGCTGGTATGTTGCGGCCATAGCGGTTGATCACGATGGCACATTCCAGTTCAAAATCAAGTTGTTCAAAATGATCGGGCATGCAATGCACCGGCCCGGGCCCCTGAATGCTGTTGTGATTGGTGAAGTAAAAAATAGGGAACTGATCAAACTCCGGAATCATTTCCACACCGCGGTTGCGCCGGGCTGATGCCACATGTTGCCGAAACGCATAGCCATCACGACAGCTGGTAGGAAATGGCACCGGTGCCAACAGCGATGCCCCTTCATACGCCACTGCTTTTCCGGGATTGATTTCTCCGTTGAGTATAGCGCTATTGGCTCGTTGGGCAATGCCAATTACATCATCCCAATAATTCAAAAACATACCCATGGTATTGGGCAACTCAGGATGGAGTTGATCCATATTGTACAATAATCCATCGTGGTAAATGGCCAGTTGTTCGTGTTCGCGGTAGATATGAGAAACCAGTTTCATGGGCAAGCATTTTTACGGCGGCAAACATACCGACAGTTGTGGTAAATGCAGTTATCAAGTGCTAAGCACCTCAATTCCAGATGAATACTTCATTCGACATTAAATCTGAAAGTTCCTGATAACTACGCTGTTTTAAAACAGCCCCAGCGGGGCAATATTTTGGTAACTTGGGGTATCACTAAATCAACAAAGCCCCTTCGGGGCGATACACGTATGGCAAATACTTATTCTCAAATTACTATTCATGCTGTATTTGCAGTAAAACTCAGGCAGAATTTCATTGCTAAAGAATGGCGTGATCAGTTGCATCAATACATCGCAGGAATAATAGCGAATAAAGGAGCAAAGCCCTTAGCTGTTGGAGGATGGCAAGACCATGTTCATGTTTTATTCGGGATGCCCGTTACTACATGTATTGCCGACTTGATGAGTGCTGTAAAAGCGAGTAGTAGTTCATGGATAAATCAACAACAATTTATTAAAGGGAAATTTGAATGGCAGGCTGGCTATGGTGCATTTTCATTCGCCAAGAGTCAACGGGACATTGTGATTAAATACATCATGAATCAAGAAGAACATCATCATCAAAAAACTTTTAAAGAGGAGTACATAAAAATGCTAACTGATTTTGATATTGCGTATGACACAAAATACTTGTTTGAGTTTTACGACTAAAAATTCCGCCCCGCCGGGGCTACACACATAAAACAACATCGCTTGTTACCAAAATACCAACCCTACGGGCTTTTGAGGCGATAGAGTTTACATTATACTGGCTTTTGCGCAGTCCTATATTTTAGCTTTCAATTTATAGTGAGCAATAGAAGCTGTCTTCTTTTCCTGTATGGCTTCCGCCATTCTGTTTTACTTTTAGGCATGAAGCAAATGATTATTGTTTGTTTGGCATGGCTACTCATCAGCAGCACAACTGCACAAACCGTTATCCGGTACAATCAGCTGGGCTATACTACCCGCAGCAGCAAAGTAGTGGTACTAGGCAGTAAGGATCCCCTCTTCAAATTGCAGCAGTACAAGCTCATTGCATTGCATACAGGCAAAGCCGTGCTGCAGGCGAGCAAGCCCACGGCAAAAGACTTTGGCGCCTACGGTCCGTTCAAGCATAGCTACCGCATCAATCTGACAAGCGTGGTACAGCCCGGAGTGTATCAATTGTTGGTCAACGACAGCATTCGCAGCGGCATCATTCGCATTGGCGATGACGTGTACAAAGGCAGCGCCGACTTTTGCCTGCGGTACATGCGGCAGCAGCGTTGTGGCTTCAATCCTTTTCTGCAAGACAGCTGCCATACCCACGATGGTTACAGCATTTATGGCGAAAAAGCCGGCATACCCGATGGTACGTATTTCGATGCCACCGGTGGTTGGCACGATGCCAGCGATTACCTGCAATACACTACCACTACAGCCAATGCCATTTATCATTTGCTGATGGCCTACCGCGACAACCCGCATGCATTTGCCGATACCAAACAGGCCAACGGTCTGGAAGGAAAAAACGGCACCCCCGATGTGCTGGATGAAGCGAAGTGGGGCCTCGACTGGCTGCTGAAAATGCACCCCAAGGCCGATGTGATGTTTGCCCAACTGGCCGACGACCGCGACCACATCAGCATGCGGATGCCGGCGCAAGATTCGCAATATGGTCGTGGCTTTCAGCGGCCCTTGTATTTCCTTACCGGCGAGCCACAAGGACTGGGCAAGTATCAAAACAAAACCGAGGGAACCACCTCGATAGCGGCGAAGTTTAGTAGTGCATTTGCGTTGGGAGCCAGGACATATTTCAATCTACCTGTCATTGATTCAAATTATGTAAGAGCACTTACTAGTCATGCAAGAACAGCCCGAGACTTTGCCTACAAGAAAAAAGGATATACCAATACAGCGCCGAACAGGGCACCCTATTACTACGCTGAAAGCAATTGGGTAGATGACGCAGAATTGATGGAAGCATCATTGATTTTCATTGATGGTTTTGATGATGCTTACAGACGTGGCAGGTTTCGAACAGCCTACGATTTTGCGAAGCTGGAAAGAATAACTCCATGGCTAGGCGCCGACACTGCTACGCATTACCAATGGTACCCCTTTATTAATGTGGGCCATCGGGAATTGGCCAATGTGGTTGCAGATAAAAAAATCAAAGATTCACTCATCGGCTTTTACCGGCAGGGCATTGAAAAGGTATGGGCCAAGGCCAAACAAAATGCCTTTTATCGTGGCGTGCCTTTTATTTGGTGCAGCAATAACCTCACCACCAGTTTTGCCACGCAATGCCTGTGGTACCGCCAGCTGAGCGGCAGCAACCAGTATGAAGAACTGGAGCAGGCCAATATTGATTGGTTGTTTGGCACCAACCCCTGGGGTACCAGCATGGTGTATGGTTTGCCTGCCTGGGGCGATACACCTGCCGACCCGCATTCGGCATTTACCCACCTCAAAAACTATCCCATTGATGGTGGCCTCATTGATGGGCCGGTATACACGTCCATTTTCAAAGGGCTGATTGGCCTTACCCTTTACCAACCCGATGAATATGCCGAATGGCAAAGCGACCTGGCCGTGTATCACGATGATTATGGCGACTATAGCACCAACGAACCCACCATGGATGGTACGGCGAGTTTGATCATCTGTTGTCGGCGTTGGAAAACAAACCCTCCCAAACCCCTGCCATGCCGGCAGGCAGGCTCCCTGAAAGGAGGACTTTGAAGCCTGATGGTCCTCAAAGTGATGTCAAGAATTTTACCACGCAACTGGGTGCTATTATTAGGGCTGATAGTACAAGTAAACAACTGACGCTGGTGTTTACGGGTCATGAATATGCGGAAGGGATGCCGGCCATTTTGCAAACACTGCAGCAGGAAAATATCAAGGCGGCTTTCTTTTTCACCGGCGATTTTGTAAGGCAATATCCGGCATTGGTAAAGCAAGCCGTGACGGCTGGGCACTACGTGGGCCCACATAGCAACAAACATTTGCTGTATGCCGATTGGAAAAAACGGGACAGCACATTGGTGAACAAATCACTTTTTCAGCAAGACCTGATGGCGAATTACAAGGCGTTGCAAGCCGTGGGTATCAGCAGCCAAGAGGCGCCCTATTTTTTACCGCCTTACGAATGGTACAATCAGCAAATTGCCCATTGGACCAACGAGTTGGGGCTGCAGCTCATTTGCCATACGCCCGGCACCCTGAGTGCCGCAGACTACACCCTCAATACCGACAAGAATTACCGGAGCAGCAAAGAGATTTTCCAATCGATTATACACAAAGCGCAGCAGCCCAATGGGTTGTACGGTTATCTGTTGTTGATGCATGCCGGCGCCGGCTCTAATCGCAGCGACCCCTTTCATCAAGAACTGCCTGCACTTGTTAAAAAGTTGAAAAAGTTGGGTTATCGGTTCCAAAATCTGCCCCCGATTTTGAACCATTGAATAGCTTTGTGGTTTGTTTAGCGTTGTATCGCTTTTACCCACCATTCAGTAAACAGCTTTGTTATGCAATTCGAAAAAATTCACAACAAGGGGCAGGCTCGTTTATTCGAAAACCCCATACTGGAAGCACTCACCAAAACACACCCGCTGGTTATTTGGGGGATGTACCTACCCATTTTAGGTTGGATGATTTATCATGCAGCTACCGCCAACGATTTTTCTACAGCCCGTATTTTTTCGGTGTGGCTCATCGGGCTTTTCAGCTGGACGCTGTTTGAGTACGTTGCTCACCGTTTTCTCTTTCACATGATGCCCGATAGCGACACCGGCAAACGCATTGCCTATGTGCTGCATGGCAATCACCACCATTACCCACGTGATAAGCAGCGGCTGTTTATGCCGCCGGTGCCCAGTCTCATTTTAGCAGGCATCATTTTCAGCATGCAATACCTGCTCATGGGCAATCATGCGTTCATGTTTTTCCCGGGGTTTATGCTCGGCTATTTGTTGTACGGCAGTATGCACTACGCCATTCATGCGTGGAATCCACCCTTTAAATTCATGAAGCCGCTATGGCGCAATCATCACCTGCACCATTACAAAGATGAACACATGGGCTTTGGTGTAAGCTCTACTTTTTGGGACCGTGTGTTTGGCACCATGTTCGATTTGAAAAAGAAAAAGAAGACAAGGATAAGGTGCAGGAGTTGATGTTTGGGAAGTAGTGTTAAAGGTTGGAAAGTTGACAGGTTCACAAGTTGACGAGGTAATTACCAACGTTCATCATCCGGAATATTTTCATCCCGCTGTGCATGTTCGCGGCGGGATTTTATTTTTTGTAACTGCCGCTCCAGCAGCAGGTTGGCAATGATGCCAGCCGCATCGGCCGCCGGAAAATCGTGCAGCAATTGCCGCAGTTTTGCTTCCGACACATCTACCCGATACAGCAATTGCAGCAAGTCATCAAAGTGATGATTGATGAGTTCGTTCACCGCCGCCTTCAGCTGCTGATACCAGGCTGGCTCTTGCAGCACCAATTCATTTTTTTCTTGCAGCAGTAGTTCTATGTCAGCTATTTTTTCAGCCTGTGGCATACCTAAAATTTTTCGATCACACCCAACCCAAACAAAGCAAAGTCGTACTTCACCGGGTCCTTTGAATCTAACCTGCGTAAATACGAAGTAAGTTCTAATGCCGCTTGCCAGTCGGTGGGTGTACGTTGCAGCAAGTTAAACCTTCTGGCCACACGGGCCACATGTACATCCAGCGGGCAAATGAGCTGTGCCGGTGATATGTGTTGCCAAATACCAAAGTCTACACCAGCCTTATCTTTCCGCACCATCCAGCGCAAAAACATGTTGAGCCTTTTGCAGGCGCTGCCAGCTGCTGGTGTGCTGATGTGTTTTTCTGTCCGCTTCAAATGCTCTTGAGCAAAAAAGTACTGCCGAAATCCAATCAAGGCTTTTTCAATGGTTTCATCGCCGGGCTGCAGCCATTGGCTGAAAGCCGTTTCCAAACTGGGGTGCTGCGCATAATGCTGCTGAAAAAACTGCATACAGTGCAACAAGTCATCGGCCTGAAATGTGCGGTGTTTAAAATGCAGCAGTCGTTTCAAATCAGTAGGCTGATGCTGCATTACAAACTGATGTGGCGCATGGTCCATCAGTTGCATCAGCTCTTTGCTTTTGGCAATGATGGTGGTGCGATTGCCCCATGCAAATATGGCCGCAAAAAATCCGGCAATTTCAATGTCTTGTTGTTGGGTAAAAGCATGCGGAATGCATACCGGATCGGCCGCAATAAAAGCAGGCTGATTGTACTGTTGTACTTTATCGTTGAAAAATTGGATAAGCGAAGCAGGCTGTTGCACGGCACAAAAATACGTTGCCAATAGTCGGCTTAGTACAATCGGGCCATGTGCAGTTCAAATTCCACTTTAAACTCATTGCGCACCTTTACCAAAGGAATTTTTGCCGGCGATTTCAGGTTAAAATCTTCGAGGCGAAAAATGCGCCAGCCCTGAAGTCTGGTTTTGCCGTTGGCCATGGCCGACACTTCAATGGGCAAAGTAAACAAGCGGGTGACACCGGCCAGTGAAATTTCTACCGTGCCATACACTTTCGATACAGCTCCAGATTGAAATGCCGGCAGTTTATCAATCTTCACAAAGCGAACGGTCATGTACGGATAATGGTCAACTCGTAAGGTTTTGCGGAGGTTGCTGGTAAAGAAATAATTGTGGCAATTAAAATCGACCATAGCCACCTGAATTTTACCCATCAGCCCTATGCTATCTCCGTCTGCGGTTTGCT
The Phnomibacter ginsenosidimutans genome window above contains:
- a CDS encoding efflux RND transporter permease subunit: MWYRLGKFVLQYRLVLLIVLFVASGFMTWHALQVKLSYEFSKAIPTDNEKYLEYQAFKNKFGEDGSVLVMGVEDPQFFSKPHFDAYRQMLADIKQVRGVEGLLSVPAAIYLQKNDSTEKLQTTILFDSTVQTQEQIDSAAALFNGMFFYRGLLHNPDTKAYLAGATINKQILASKDRTRVVNEILEVTNRFHKSTGVQVHMSGLPFIRTQIADRIKNEMNYFLIGSLALAVLTLVLFFRSASATLISMLVVILGVAWALGTMHLFGFQITLLNALIPPLMIVIGIPNCIYFLNKYHMSWEEIQAREKAQPSGASVEVLKREALLNMVSKMGIVTLFCNIAAAVGFAVFALTESALLKEFGIVAGINIMVIFVISFILIPSALSYLAPPEEKHTRYLRNRFLENLLVKVEYWVLQRRKMVYAITAVCLVVAVLGILRLKSVGYIVDDLPKNDVIYTDPKWFEKQFGGVMPLEIVVDAGKKGAITRNLKTITKMDELAEYINGYAECGRPLSLVEGLKFAKQAYYDGDSLSYMVPNEFDMAFIGPYLKGGNNANADTSSQLAKLTKTFMDTDKQQARISINMADVGTVRLAALLDSFKLKADTIFNLASLEPKNAEQPDGPMVATFDSTYKVKFTGSSVTYLEGSRFIINGLKESIFWAFLLIALTMLYLFKSVRILVCSLIPNIIPLVVTAGIMGWAGVAIKPSTVLVFSVALGIAIDVTIRFLVNYKQELPTHHNNILATTTSTIRHTGISIIYTSLVLVAGFVIFMFSSFGGTFALGWLTSLTLLVATVTNLVFLPVIMLAVLKDKQKG
- the tnpA gene encoding IS200/IS605 family transposase; this translates as MVTWGITKSTKPLRGDTRMANTYSQITIHAVFAVKLRQNFIAKEWRDQLHQYIAGIIANKGAKPLAVGGWQDHVHVLFGMPVTTCIADLMSAVKASSSSWINQQQFIKGKFEWQAGYGAFSFAKSQRDIVIKYIMNQEEHHHQKTFKEEYIKMLTDFDIAYDTKYLFEFYD
- a CDS encoding TIGR02757 family protein, with translation MQQPASLIQFFNDKVQQYNQPAFIAADPVCIPHAFTQQQDIEIAGFFAAIFAWGNRTTIIAKSKELMQLMDHAPHQFVMQHQPTDLKRLLHFKHRTFQADDLLHCMQFFQQHYAQHPSLETAFSQWLQPGDETIEKALIGFRQYFFAQEHLKRTEKHISTPAAGSACKRLNMFLRWMVRKDKAGVDFGIWQHISPAQLICPLDVHVARVARRFNLLQRTPTDWQAALELTSYLRRLDSKDPVKYDFALFGLGVIEKF
- a CDS encoding fumarylacetoacetate hydrolase family protein, yielding MKLVSHIYREHEQLAIYHDGLLYNMDQLHPELPNTMGMFLNYWDDVIGIAQRANSAILNGEINPGKAVAYEGASLLAPVPFPTSCRDGYAFRQHVASARRNRGVEMIPEFDQFPIFYFTNHNSIQGPGPVHCMPDHFEQLDFELECAIVINRYGRNIPAAEADAYIGGLMIMNDLSARRLQMEEMKLSLGPAKGKDFSTVLGPWLVTTDELMPYEVPAKQNHVGKNWNLQMTCTVNGQQLSLGNLSDMDWTFAEIIERCSYGVTLHPGDVIGSGTVGTGCLLELNGTGKLNNPDFIPQWLQPNDVVSMTIDGLGTLTNTIVAEETDWSLLKLKKH
- the recO gene encoding DNA repair protein RecO — its product is MLQTTKAIILRTTAYGDTSLIVSAYTERYGLQQYMVKGARKSSKKGSSMSTMLQPAAIVELVVYHNELKQLQLVKELKWAVVYQQVMHSIHRNAVALYMIELLTKTLRQPETNEELYAFIEDSLCLLDQCDAAVVANLPLFFSLKLAAMLGFRIDDDKPDGICFLDLQAGSFDTEPPIHGMYLDAALSQVAFELMQQDNAVTLYRIKLNQQQRRELLQGFIHFFQYHVADFGRLKTVQVLQEVLG
- a CDS encoding sterol desaturase family protein, with amino-acid sequence MQFEKIHNKGQARLFENPILEALTKTHPLVIWGMYLPILGWMIYHAATANDFSTARIFSVWLIGLFSWTLFEYVAHRFLFHMMPDSDTGKRIAYVLHGNHHHYPRDKQRLFMPPVPSLILAGIIFSMQYLLMGNHAFMFFPGFMLGYLLYGSMHYAIHAWNPPFKFMKPLWRNHHLHHYKDEHMGFGVSSTFWDRVFGTMFDLKKKKKTRIRCRS
- a CDS encoding YceI family protein; amino-acid sequence: MRILLLALWCIFSVAALAQPNKLAQPSAKKPTAWLVEKSSHLVIHGKANIGSISCDNPSYKRVDTVWMEQTADGDSIGLMGKIQVAMVDFNCHNYFFTSNLRKTLRVDHYPYMTVRFVKIDKLPAFQSGAVSKVYGTVEISLAGVTRLFTLPIEVSAMANGKTRLQGWRIFRLEDFNLKSPAKIPLVKVRNEFKVEFELHMARLY
- a CDS encoding polysaccharide deacetylase family protein, whose protein sequence is MFTGHEYAEGMPAILQTLQQENIKAAFFFTGDFVRQYPALVKQAVTAGHYVGPHSNKHLLYADWKKRDSTLVNKSLFQQDLMANYKALQAVGISSQEAPYFLPPYEWYNQQIAHWTNELGLQLICHTPGTLSAADYTLNTDKNYRSSKEIFQSIIHKAQQPNGLYGYLLLMHAGAGSNRSDPFHQELPALVKKLKKLGYRFQNLPPILNH
- a CDS encoding glycoside hydrolase family 9 protein — its product is MKQMIIVCLAWLLISSTTAQTVIRYNQLGYTTRSSKVVVLGSKDPLFKLQQYKLIALHTGKAVLQASKPTAKDFGAYGPFKHSYRINLTSVVQPGVYQLLVNDSIRSGIIRIGDDVYKGSADFCLRYMRQQRCGFNPFLQDSCHTHDGYSIYGEKAGIPDGTYFDATGGWHDASDYLQYTTTTANAIYHLLMAYRDNPHAFADTKQANGLEGKNGTPDVLDEAKWGLDWLLKMHPKADVMFAQLADDRDHISMRMPAQDSQYGRGFQRPLYFLTGEPQGLGKYQNKTEGTTSIAAKFSSAFALGARTYFNLPVIDSNYVRALTSHARTARDFAYKKKGYTNTAPNRAPYYYAESNWVDDAELMEASLIFIDGFDDAYRRGRFRTAYDFAKLERITPWLGADTATHYQWYPFINVGHRELANVVADKKIKDSLIGFYRQGIEKVWAKAKQNAFYRGVPFIWCSNNLTTSFATQCLWYRQLSGSNQYEELEQANIDWLFGTNPWGTSMVYGLPAWGDTPADPHSAFTHLKNYPIDGGLIDGPVYTSIFKGLIGLTLYQPDEYAEWQSDLAVYHDDYGDYSTNEPTMDGTASLIICCRRWKTNPPKPLPCRQAGSLKGGL